The following coding sequences are from one Melanotaenia boesemani isolate fMelBoe1 chromosome 19, fMelBoe1.pri, whole genome shotgun sequence window:
- the sec31a gene encoding protein transport protein Sec31A isoform X2 produces MKLKEINRTAIQSWSPAQHHPIYLATGTSAQQLDASFSTNASLEFFELDLAEPSLDMKSCGSFTSTHRYHKLVWGPFGMETGGHQSGILIAGGENGDIILYDPGKIMAGESDVIIAEGDRHTGPVRALDINPFQTNLVASGGNESEIYIWDLNNFGSPMTPGPKTQPLEDISCVAWNRQVQHILASASPSGRASVWDLRKNDLIIKVSDHSNRMHCSGLAWNPEVATQMVLASEDDRMPVIQMWDLRFATSPLKILEHHTRGVLAVAWSLADPELLLSCGKDSRILCWNPNTGEVLYELPTSIQWCFDIQWCPRNPAVLSAAGFDGRIDIYSIMGGSSQAQSQRHADQISNSFGNMDPFGTGQTLPPLQFPQTTAPPATVNPLKKPPKWIRRPVAATFAFGGKLVCVENAKAQQPQEPTSHVVRISQVVTETAFLKRSDQLQATLSSGGFVDFCQEKIDAAENEFDKTVWSFLKANFESDIRSKYLELLGYNKEELALKISAALEEKPAAPPALEVPAPASLQSLADLSFMPPADNPEAAFDLIAAATLQSAAADLQPTAADLQPAAVDLQPTAADLQPAAVDLQSAAVDLQPAAATLELDSTPVVETELEEPAEQEAQPEDAPSSEAGVNVDAVLREEAEEKEEEEEDVEEEIPLDEETTAPVEVEVEESSPVDTPAEIPTPVPTPAGGVALSISQDVDGLITQALLTGDFEGAVELCLHDNRMADSIILAIAGGAELLERTQMKYFTKTHSKITKLISAVVMKDWHDILQTCELQSWKEALAAVMTYAQPEEFSSLCDLLGGRLEAAEDARLQSQACLCYICAGNVEKLVSCWSRAQDGHSPLSLQDLVEKVVVLRRAVELTQRSGPAAIGILLAEKMSQYAGLLASQGSLSTAITYLPDNTNQVAVQQLRDRLSRALGQQVAASPAQTQRAPSQQGSARPQHRYPQAQPAVVPQPAAPAPTPGPGPVPGPATASAPAQPQYYQPVRAASTVTSWSNQTPTALPNVPPPPLQVGSASEPQVEPLSPMYGMPASGTAAPPPASSTPAYMYSHQYQPYPQVSQYPAGAGGGAIYQPLQYSAPPPEPSSPPHPPGFLSQYTQPIPSQPVPPLYPGQPPVSQCLSSSPPSHPPFFPTASFSAPPSSGASFQHGGPGSPVSYMPPPLHPPPSGVSGPQNGWNDPPALNRAPKKKHLAENYTPPAPITSPIMAPLGADPQAQPISSGATMQSPHGAQVPFSGMQQQLSPPPMNPAMPNTSMEGAPGAPTGDVIQPLQSIPAEKIMKKPIPDEHLVLKATFEGLIQKCLAVATDPQTKRKLDDANKRLESLYDKLREQTLSPAIVGGLHNIARSIESRSYTEGLSIHTHIVSSSNFSETSAFMPVLKVVLTQANKLGV; encoded by the exons ATGAAACTTAAGGAGATAAACCGCACAGCCATCCAGAGCTGGAGTCCTGCACAGCACCACCCCATCTACCTGGCCACAG GAACTTCGGCCCAGCAGCTGGACGCCTCCTTCAGCACCAATGCCTCCCTGGAGTTCTTTGAGCTGGACTTGGCCGAGCCGTCTCTGGACATGAAGTCATGTGGCAGCTTCACCTCCACTCACAG ATACCACAAACTGGTGTGGGGTCCCTTTGGTATGGAGACTGGGGGCCACCAGTCCGGCATCCTCATCGCAGGGGGCGAGAACGGTGACATCATCCTCTACGACCCCGGAAAGATCATGGCCGGAGAGAGCGACGTCATCATCGCTGAGGGTGACAGACACACGGGGCCGGTGAGAGCTCTGGACATCAACCCGTTCCAG ACCAACCTGGTGGCGTCAGGTGGGAACGAGTCTGAGATTTATATCTGGGACCTGAATAACTTTGGTTCTCCGATGACACCTGGACCTAAAACCCAG CCTCTGGAGGACATCAGCTGTGTGGCGTGGAACAGGCAGGTTCAGCACATCCTGGCCTCCGCCAGCCCGAGCGGCCGGGCTTCAGTCTGGGACCTCCGCAAGAATGACCTCATCATCAAAGTCAGCGACCACAGCAACAGA ATGCATTGTTCTGGCTTGGCCTGGAACCCAGAGGTGGCCACTCAGATGGTCTTGGCCTCGGAGGACGACCGGATGCCCGTCATCCAGATGTGGGACCTGCGTTTTGCTACCTCTCCTCTCAAGATCCTAGAGCATCACACACG CGGTGTCTTGGCCGTCGCCTGGAGCCTGGCTGATCCTGAGCTGCTACTGAGTTGTGGGAAGGACAGCAGGATTCTGTGTTGGAATCCAAACACAGGCGAG GTGCTGTACGAGCTGCCCACGAGCATCCAGTGGTGCTTCGACATCCAGTGGTGTCCCAGAAACCCAGCAGTTCTGTCAGCTGCAGGCTTCGATGGACGCATCGACATTTACTCCATCATGGGAGGCAGCAGCCAGGCGCAGAGCCAGAGACACGCCGACCAA ATCAGTAATTCATTTGGGAACATGGATCCCTTTGGGACGGGACAGACGCTGCCTCCTCTCCAGTTTCCCCAGACCACCGCCCCTCCAGCTACAGTCAACCCTCTGAAGAAGCCCCCCAAGTGGATCCGCAGACCTGTGGCAGCAACGTTTGCT tTCGGAGGAAAGCTGGTATGTGTGGAGAACGCCAAGGCTCAGCAGCCTCAGGAGCCCACCTCACATGTGGTGCGCATCAGTCAGGTCGTCACGGAAACGGCTTTTCTGAAGCGCTCTGATCAGCTGCAGGCCACTCTGAGCTCAGGCGGCTTTGTGGACTTCTGCCAAGAAAAGATCGATGCTGCTGAGAATGAGTTTGATAAGACTGTTTGGTCTTTCCTCAAG GCTAATTTTGAGAGCGATATTCGCAGCAAGTATCTGGAACTTCTGGGTTACAACAAAGAGGAGCTGGCCTTAAAG ATTTCAGCAGCTTTAGAGGAAAAACCTGCAGCGCCTCCAGCG TTGGAAGTTCCTGCTCCTGCATCCCTGCAGTCGTTGGCAGACCTTAGCTTCATGCCGCCTGCTGACAATCCAGAGGCGGCGTTTGACTTGATCGCTGCTGCAACCCTCCAGTCCGCTGCTGCTGACCTCCAGCCCACTGCTGCTGACCTCCAGCCCGCTGCTGTAGACCTCCAGCCCACTGCTGCTGACCTCCAGCCCGCTGCTGTAGACCTTCAGTCCGCTGCTGTAGACCTCCAGCCCGCTGCTGCCACTCTGGAGCTGGACTCCACTCCTGTGGTAGAGACGGAGTTGGAGGAACCAGCAGAACAAGAGGCTCAGCCAGAAGATGCTCCTAGCAGTGAAGCAGGTGTGAATGTGGATGCGGTTCTCCgagaggaggctgaggagaaggaggaggaagaagaggatgtGGAGGAGGAGATTCCACTGGATGAG GAGACGACAGCAccagtggaggtggaggtggaggagagcagTCCTGTTGATACTCCAGCTGAGATCCCGACTCCAGTTCCAACTCCTGCAGGAGGAGTCGCTCTCAGCATCAGTCAAG ATGTGGACGGGCTGATCACCCAGGCTCTGCTCACCGGAGACTTTGAGGGAGCAGTGGAGCTCTGTCTCCATGACAACCGGATGGCAGACAGTATCATTCTGGCCATCGCCGGAGGGGCCGAACTCTTAGAGAGAACCCAGATGAAGTatttcacaaaaacacacagcaagATAACCAAG CTGATCAGTGCCGTGGTCATGAAGGATTGGCATGACATCCTGCAGACATGTGAGCTGCAGAGCTGGAAGGAAGCTCTGGCAGCTGTCATGACCTACGCTCAGCCTGAGGAATTCTCCTCACTCTGTG ACCTTCTTGGAGGCAGACTGGAGGCAGCAGAGGACGCTCGGCTGCAGTCTCAAGCCTGTCTGTGCTACATCTGCGCCGGCAACGTGGAGAAGCTGGTCTCCTGCTGGAGCCGAGCTCAAGATGGACATTCTCCTCTTTCCCTGCAG GACCTGGTGGAGAAGGTGGTGGTGTTGCGTCGTGCCGTGGAGCTGACCCAGCGCTCTGGTCCTGCTGCCATTGGCATCCTGCTGGCTGAGAAGATGAGCCAGTATGCCGGTCTGCTGGCCTCGCAGGGCAGTCTGTCCACTGCCATCACATACCTGCCCGACAACACCAACCAA GTTGCCGTGCAGCAGCTTCGTGACCGTCTCAGTCGGGCTCTGGGTCAGCAGGTGGCAGCATCTCCTGCACAGACCCAAAGAGCTCCATCCCAGCAGGGCTCAGCGCGGCCCCAGCACCGTTACCCCCAGGCCCAGCCCGCCGTGGTGCCCCAGCC CGCTGCTCCTGCTCCAACCCCGGGACCGGGGCCAGTACCAGGACCTGCGACCGCCTCCGCCCCAGCACAGCCTCAGTACTACCAACCA GTGAGGGCTGCCTCCACTGTCACCTCCTGGAGTAACCAAACTCCCACAGCCCTCCCTAAtgtccctcctcctcctcttcaagTAGGCAGCGCCTCCGAACCGCAG GTGGAGCCTCTGAGCCCCATGTACGGGATGCCGGCCTCCGGCACAGCGGCGCCTCCTCCGGCCTCCTCCACTCCGGCGTACATGTACTCCCATCAGTACCAGC CCTACCCCCAGGTCAGCCAGTACCCAGCTGGAGCTGGGGGGGGCGCTATCTATCAGCCTCTTCAGtactctgctcctcctcctgagccctcctctcctcctcaccCCCCCGGCTTCCTCTCTCAGTACACTCAGCCCATCCCGTCTCAGCCTGTACCTCCTCTCTATCCCGGTCAGCCTCCTGTCAGTCAGTGCctgtcctcctctcctccatctCATCCTCCGTTCTTTCCTACCGCCTCCTTTTCCGCTCCACCGTCCTCCGGAGCGTCTTTCCAGCATGGCGGTCCAGGATCTCCTGTGTCCTAcatgcctcctcctcttcatcctccaccgAGCGGAGTCTCAG gCCCTCAGAACGGCTGGAACGATCCTCCGGCTCTGAACCGAGCACCAAAGAAGAAG CATCTTGCAGAGAACTACACCCCACCGGCTCCCATCACATCGCCCATCATGGCCCCGCTGGGCGCCGACCCCCAAGCCCAGCCCATCTCCTCCGGGGCcacgatgcagagcccgcacgGTGCCCAGGTCCCCTTCTCAggcatgcagcagcagctgtccCCTCCACCCATGAACCCTGCAATGCCCAACACCAGCATGGAGGGTGCACCAGGAGCTCCGACCGGAGATGTGATCCAG CCTCTGCAGTCCATCCCTGCTGAGAAGATCATGAAGAAGCCCATTCCTGACGAGCACCTGGTCCTGAAGGCCACGTTCGAGGGGCTGATCCAGAAGTGTTTGGCTGTAGCGACCGACCCT CAAACCAAGAGGAAGCTGGACGATGCCAACAAACGCTTGGAATCTCTGTACGACAAGCTCAGAGAGCAGACG CTCTCTCCCGCCATCGTGGGTGGACTTCACAACATAGCCCGAAGCATCGAGTCCCGCTCCTACACGGAGGGCCTGAGCATCCACACCCACATcgtcagcagcagcaacttcagCGAGACGTCGGCGTTCATGCCCGTTCTGAAGGTGGTGCTGACACAAGCCAACAAACTCGGGGTGTGA
- the sec31a gene encoding protein transport protein Sec31A isoform X6, translated as MKLKEINRTAIQSWSPAQHHPIYLATGTSAQQLDASFSTNASLEFFELDLAEPSLDMKSCGSFTSTHRYHKLVWGPFGMETGGHQSGILIAGGENGDIILYDPGKIMAGESDVIIAEGDRHTGPVRALDINPFQTNLVASGGNESEIYIWDLNNFGSPMTPGPKTQPLEDISCVAWNRQVQHILASASPSGRASVWDLRKNDLIIKVSDHSNRMHCSGLAWNPEVATQMVLASEDDRMPVIQMWDLRFATSPLKILEHHTRGVLAVAWSLADPELLLSCGKDSRILCWNPNTGEVLYELPTSIQWCFDIQWCPRNPAVLSAAGFDGRIDIYSIMGGSSQAQSQRHADQISNSFGNMDPFGTGQTLPPLQFPQTTAPPATVNPLKKPPKWIRRPVAATFAFGGKLVCVENAKAQQPQEPTSHVVRISQVVTETAFLKRSDQLQATLSSGGFVDFCQEKIDAAENEFDKTVWSFLKANFESDIRSKYLELLGYNKEELALKISAALEEKPAAPPALEVPAPASLQSLADLSFMPPADNPEAAFDLIAAATLQSAAADLQPTAADLQPAAVDLQPTAADLQPAAVDLQSAAVDLQPAAATLELDSTPVVETELEEPAEQEAQPEDAPSSEAGVNVDAVLREEAEEKEEEEEDVEEEIPLDEETTAPVEVEVEESSPVDTPAEIPTPVPTPAGGVALSISQDVDGLITQALLTGDFEGAVELCLHDNRMADSIILAIAGGAELLERTQMKYFTKTHSKITKLISAVVMKDWHDILQTCELQSWKEALAAVMTYAQPEEFSSLCDLLGGRLEAAEDARLQSQACLCYICAGNVEKLVSCWSRAQDGHSPLSLQDLVEKVVVLRRAVELTQRSGPAAIGILLAEKMSQYAGLLASQGSLSTAITYLPDNTNQVAVQQLRDRLSRALGQQVAASPAQTQRAPSQQGSARPQHRYPQAQPAVVPQPAVVPQPAVVPQHAAPAPTPGPGPVPGPATASAPAQPQYYQPVRAASTVTSWSNQTPTALPNVPPPPLQVGSASEPQVEPLSPMYGMPASGTAAPPPASSTPAYMYSHQYQPYPQVSQYPAGAGGGAIYQPLQYSAPPPEPSSPPHPPGFLSQYTQPIPSQPVPPLYPGQPPVSQCLSSSPPSHPPFFPTASFSAPPSSGASFQHGGPGSPVSYMPPPLHPPPSGVSGTQLDPDPELIQALRTAGTILRL; from the exons ATGAAACTTAAGGAGATAAACCGCACAGCCATCCAGAGCTGGAGTCCTGCACAGCACCACCCCATCTACCTGGCCACAG GAACTTCGGCCCAGCAGCTGGACGCCTCCTTCAGCACCAATGCCTCCCTGGAGTTCTTTGAGCTGGACTTGGCCGAGCCGTCTCTGGACATGAAGTCATGTGGCAGCTTCACCTCCACTCACAG ATACCACAAACTGGTGTGGGGTCCCTTTGGTATGGAGACTGGGGGCCACCAGTCCGGCATCCTCATCGCAGGGGGCGAGAACGGTGACATCATCCTCTACGACCCCGGAAAGATCATGGCCGGAGAGAGCGACGTCATCATCGCTGAGGGTGACAGACACACGGGGCCGGTGAGAGCTCTGGACATCAACCCGTTCCAG ACCAACCTGGTGGCGTCAGGTGGGAACGAGTCTGAGATTTATATCTGGGACCTGAATAACTTTGGTTCTCCGATGACACCTGGACCTAAAACCCAG CCTCTGGAGGACATCAGCTGTGTGGCGTGGAACAGGCAGGTTCAGCACATCCTGGCCTCCGCCAGCCCGAGCGGCCGGGCTTCAGTCTGGGACCTCCGCAAGAATGACCTCATCATCAAAGTCAGCGACCACAGCAACAGA ATGCATTGTTCTGGCTTGGCCTGGAACCCAGAGGTGGCCACTCAGATGGTCTTGGCCTCGGAGGACGACCGGATGCCCGTCATCCAGATGTGGGACCTGCGTTTTGCTACCTCTCCTCTCAAGATCCTAGAGCATCACACACG CGGTGTCTTGGCCGTCGCCTGGAGCCTGGCTGATCCTGAGCTGCTACTGAGTTGTGGGAAGGACAGCAGGATTCTGTGTTGGAATCCAAACACAGGCGAG GTGCTGTACGAGCTGCCCACGAGCATCCAGTGGTGCTTCGACATCCAGTGGTGTCCCAGAAACCCAGCAGTTCTGTCAGCTGCAGGCTTCGATGGACGCATCGACATTTACTCCATCATGGGAGGCAGCAGCCAGGCGCAGAGCCAGAGACACGCCGACCAA ATCAGTAATTCATTTGGGAACATGGATCCCTTTGGGACGGGACAGACGCTGCCTCCTCTCCAGTTTCCCCAGACCACCGCCCCTCCAGCTACAGTCAACCCTCTGAAGAAGCCCCCCAAGTGGATCCGCAGACCTGTGGCAGCAACGTTTGCT tTCGGAGGAAAGCTGGTATGTGTGGAGAACGCCAAGGCTCAGCAGCCTCAGGAGCCCACCTCACATGTGGTGCGCATCAGTCAGGTCGTCACGGAAACGGCTTTTCTGAAGCGCTCTGATCAGCTGCAGGCCACTCTGAGCTCAGGCGGCTTTGTGGACTTCTGCCAAGAAAAGATCGATGCTGCTGAGAATGAGTTTGATAAGACTGTTTGGTCTTTCCTCAAG GCTAATTTTGAGAGCGATATTCGCAGCAAGTATCTGGAACTTCTGGGTTACAACAAAGAGGAGCTGGCCTTAAAG ATTTCAGCAGCTTTAGAGGAAAAACCTGCAGCGCCTCCAGCG TTGGAAGTTCCTGCTCCTGCATCCCTGCAGTCGTTGGCAGACCTTAGCTTCATGCCGCCTGCTGACAATCCAGAGGCGGCGTTTGACTTGATCGCTGCTGCAACCCTCCAGTCCGCTGCTGCTGACCTCCAGCCCACTGCTGCTGACCTCCAGCCCGCTGCTGTAGACCTCCAGCCCACTGCTGCTGACCTCCAGCCCGCTGCTGTAGACCTTCAGTCCGCTGCTGTAGACCTCCAGCCCGCTGCTGCCACTCTGGAGCTGGACTCCACTCCTGTGGTAGAGACGGAGTTGGAGGAACCAGCAGAACAAGAGGCTCAGCCAGAAGATGCTCCTAGCAGTGAAGCAGGTGTGAATGTGGATGCGGTTCTCCgagaggaggctgaggagaaggaggaggaagaagaggatgtGGAGGAGGAGATTCCACTGGATGAG GAGACGACAGCAccagtggaggtggaggtggaggagagcagTCCTGTTGATACTCCAGCTGAGATCCCGACTCCAGTTCCAACTCCTGCAGGAGGAGTCGCTCTCAGCATCAGTCAAG ATGTGGACGGGCTGATCACCCAGGCTCTGCTCACCGGAGACTTTGAGGGAGCAGTGGAGCTCTGTCTCCATGACAACCGGATGGCAGACAGTATCATTCTGGCCATCGCCGGAGGGGCCGAACTCTTAGAGAGAACCCAGATGAAGTatttcacaaaaacacacagcaagATAACCAAG CTGATCAGTGCCGTGGTCATGAAGGATTGGCATGACATCCTGCAGACATGTGAGCTGCAGAGCTGGAAGGAAGCTCTGGCAGCTGTCATGACCTACGCTCAGCCTGAGGAATTCTCCTCACTCTGTG ACCTTCTTGGAGGCAGACTGGAGGCAGCAGAGGACGCTCGGCTGCAGTCTCAAGCCTGTCTGTGCTACATCTGCGCCGGCAACGTGGAGAAGCTGGTCTCCTGCTGGAGCCGAGCTCAAGATGGACATTCTCCTCTTTCCCTGCAG GACCTGGTGGAGAAGGTGGTGGTGTTGCGTCGTGCCGTGGAGCTGACCCAGCGCTCTGGTCCTGCTGCCATTGGCATCCTGCTGGCTGAGAAGATGAGCCAGTATGCCGGTCTGCTGGCCTCGCAGGGCAGTCTGTCCACTGCCATCACATACCTGCCCGACAACACCAACCAA GTTGCCGTGCAGCAGCTTCGTGACCGTCTCAGTCGGGCTCTGGGTCAGCAGGTGGCAGCATCTCCTGCACAGACCCAAAGAGCTCCATCCCAGCAGGGCTCAGCGCGGCCCCAGCACCGTTACCCCCAGGCCCAGCCCGCCGTGGTGCCCCAGCCCGCCGTGGTGCCCCAGCCCGCCGTGGTGCCCCAGCACGCTGCTCCTGCTCCAACCCCGGGACCGGGGCCAGTACCAGGACCTGCGACCGCCTCCGCCCCAGCACAGCCTCAGTACTACCAACCA GTGAGGGCTGCCTCCACTGTCACCTCCTGGAGTAACCAAACTCCCACAGCCCTCCCTAAtgtccctcctcctcctcttcaagTAGGCAGCGCCTCCGAACCGCAG GTGGAGCCTCTGAGCCCCATGTACGGGATGCCGGCCTCCGGCACAGCGGCGCCTCCTCCGGCCTCCTCCACTCCGGCGTACATGTACTCCCATCAGTACCAGC CCTACCCCCAGGTCAGCCAGTACCCAGCTGGAGCTGGGGGGGGCGCTATCTATCAGCCTCTTCAGtactctgctcctcctcctgagccctcctctcctcctcaccCCCCCGGCTTCCTCTCTCAGTACACTCAGCCCATCCCGTCTCAGCCTGTACCTCCTCTCTATCCCGGTCAGCCTCCTGTCAGTCAGTGCctgtcctcctctcctccatctCATCCTCCGTTCTTTCCTACCGCCTCCTTTTCCGCTCCACCGTCCTCCGGAGCGTCTTTCCAGCATGGCGGTCCAGGATCTCCTGTGTCCTAcatgcctcctcctcttcatcctccaccgAGCGGAGTCTCAGGTACACAGCTAGACCCGGACCCGGAGCTGATCCAG gCCCTCAGAACGGCTGGAACGATCCTCCGGCTCTGA